Proteins from one Salmo salar chromosome ssa07, Ssal_v3.1, whole genome shotgun sequence genomic window:
- the LOC106608963 gene encoding protein fantom-like isoform X1, producing the protein MSLTVDETAGDLPVRDVGLMRGGLMPTVPDSVRGGRSWKKPQVLKLKDRQRVFQVPREQLEDQCFRLQEENNLLRQHTRTQEQRLRRMSTKLMRLREGRPGEAGTRVREGDMEEMIQELEARVATLESQKGALQSKLSMARQHIMDLGPGRSYHRLRGRGMDGQGGVRRAAQTAPAHYGLSLEDTRGEIEKFRSSVIETQKMRVTELEQAAQSLRDTLGEKEREIEDSMKEMRRQQAGGHRITIKDNVDVIRLQKNLSDKSAALRVSQEKFNVLQEAYEAQLEEGQRSLKESQGALLEKVEELSEQLKQERQRALTLEGQLTAATLSMQALEEFQERVSDLEGEKNLLKDSYDTLLESTLSAHSHVEEKVDRERELEKDREREKEEIWRMDIKRLEEILRVEREERGRLEEEKERLQRDKERIEEQQERERESIESIRGKHDRMEQEVLQYRQEVTSLQERLDSVTKEFDMSVEDLSETLIQIKTFRLQQEGREGLRFLGIDGKVEDSYRELRDLQASQAETVLELQKTRDLLLLQHRINNDLQAELNTMIERAEREREETKRRVAEKDKLLGRRALQINTLQAQLKELAYSPRNYKRNIPLQYTWPGGDQEVVQPIEDDTTFSQLRAGESLLEIHLKGAAFTPGGLRTMGDARKGGVKR; encoded by the exons ATGTCTCTGACAGTGGACGAGACAGCTGGGGATCTACCAGTGAGGGACGTAGGGCTAATGAGAGGAGGGCTGATGCCCACCGTACCAG ACTCTGTGAGAGGCGGAAGATCATGGAAGAAACCACAGGTGCTCAAGTTAAAAG ACCGTCAGAGGGTGTTCCAGGTGCCCAGGGAGCAGCTGGAGGACCAGTGTTTCCGTCTGCAAGAGGAGAACAACCTACTGAgacagcacacacgcacacaggaacAGAGGCTACGCAG gaTGTCCACCAAGCTGATGCGTCTAAGGGAGGGGCGTCCGGGTGAGGCCGGTACCAGGGTCAGGGAGGGGGACATGGAGGAGATGATCCAGGAGCTGGAGGCGCGTGTGGCCACCCTGGAGAGCCAGAAGGGGGCACTGCAGAGCAAACTCAGCATGGCCAGGCAGCACATCATGGACCTGGGGCCTGGACGGAGTTACCACAGACTCAGAG GGCGGGGAATGGATGGGCAGGGAGGAGTCAGACGAGCAGCACAGACAGCTCCGGCCCACTACGGCCTCAGCCTGGAGGACACCAGAGGAGAGATTGAGAAATt CAGGTCCAGTGTGATCGAGACCCAGAAGATGAGGGTGACAGAGCTGGAGCAGGCTGCCCAGTCCCTGAGAGACACActtggggagaaggagagagagatagaggacagtATGAAAGAGATGAGGAGACAACAGGCCGGCGGACACAG GATCACTATAAAGGACAATGTGGACGTGATCCGCCTGCAGAAGAATCTGTCAGACAAGAGCGCTGCCCTGCGTGTCAGCCAGGAGAAGTTCAACGTGCTGCAAGAG GCTTATGAAGCTCAATTGGAAGAG GGTCAGAGGTCACTGAAGGAGAGCCAGGGGGCATTGCTGGAGAAGGTAGAGGAGCTGAGTGAACAGCTgaaacaagagagacagagagcgctgACACTGGAGGGACAGCTCACCGCTGCCACTCTTTCTATGCAAGCCCTCGAGGAG TTCCAAGAGAGAGTGTCAGACCTGGAAGGAGAgaagaatctactgaaggacagCTATGATACACTCCTGGAGAG caCTTTATCTGCCCACAGCCatgtggaggagaaggtggatagagagagagagctggaaaaagatagggagagagagaaagaggagatctGGAGGATGGACATAAAACGGCTTGAGGAGATTCTGCGAGTGGAGAGGGAGGAACGAGGGAGGCtggaagaggagaaagaaaggtTGCAACGGGACAAAGAGAGGAtagaggaacaacaggagagggagagag AGTCCATTGAGTCGATTAGAGGAAAACATGATCGAATGGAACAGGaagttctacagtacagacaggaagtgacatcactgcaggagagactggactcAGTCACAAAG GAGTTTGACATGAGTGTTGAGGACCTCAGTGAAACCCTGATACAAATTAAG ACATTTAGGCTACAGCAGGAGGGCCGTGAGGGTCTGCGGTTCCTAGGGATTGATGGGAAGGTGGAGGACTCATACAGAGAGCTAAGGGACCTACAGGCATCCCAAGCAGAGACTGTGTTAGAATTACAGAAGACCAGAGACTTACTGTTACTGCAGCACCGCATCAATAATGATTTGCAG GCTGAGTTGAACACAATgatagagagagcagaaagagagagggaggagaccaaGAGGAGGGTAGCGGAGAAAGATAAACTACTTGGAAGAAGAGCCTTGCAAATCAACACTTTACAAG CCCAGCTGAAGGAGTTAGCCTACAGCCCTAGGAACTACAAACGGAACATACCACTACAGTACACCTGGCCGGGGGGGGACCAGGAAGTGGTACAGCCCATTGAAGACGACACCACTTTCTCTCAACTACGAGCGGGGGAGTCCCTTTTGGAGATCCACCTCAAGGGGGCAGCTTTCACCCCTGGGGGGCTACGGACCATGGGGGACGCCCggaaagggggggtcaaaaggtGA
- the LOC106608963 gene encoding protein fantom-like isoform X2, with protein sequence MSLTVDETAGDLPVRDVGLMRGGLMPTVPDSVRGGRSWKKPQVLKLKDRQRVFQVPREQLEDQCFRLQEENNLLRQHTRTQEQRLRRMSTKLMRLREGRPGEAGTRVREGDMEEMIQELEARVATLESQKGALQSKLSMARQHIMDLGPGRSYHRLRGRGMDGQGGVRRAAQTAPAHYGLSLEDTRGEIEKLSSVIETQKMRVTELEQAAQSLRDTLGEKEREIEDSMKEMRRQQAGGHRITIKDNVDVIRLQKNLSDKSAALRVSQEKFNVLQEAYEAQLEEGQRSLKESQGALLEKVEELSEQLKQERQRALTLEGQLTAATLSMQALEEFQERVSDLEGEKNLLKDSYDTLLESTLSAHSHVEEKVDRERELEKDREREKEEIWRMDIKRLEEILRVEREERGRLEEEKERLQRDKERIEEQQERERESIESIRGKHDRMEQEVLQYRQEVTSLQERLDSVTKEFDMSVEDLSETLIQIKTFRLQQEGREGLRFLGIDGKVEDSYRELRDLQASQAETVLELQKTRDLLLLQHRINNDLQAELNTMIERAEREREETKRRVAEKDKLLGRRALQINTLQAQLKELAYSPRNYKRNIPLQYTWPGGDQEVVQPIEDDTTFSQLRAGESLLEIHLKGAAFTPGGLRTMGDARKGGVKR encoded by the exons ATGTCTCTGACAGTGGACGAGACAGCTGGGGATCTACCAGTGAGGGACGTAGGGCTAATGAGAGGAGGGCTGATGCCCACCGTACCAG ACTCTGTGAGAGGCGGAAGATCATGGAAGAAACCACAGGTGCTCAAGTTAAAAG ACCGTCAGAGGGTGTTCCAGGTGCCCAGGGAGCAGCTGGAGGACCAGTGTTTCCGTCTGCAAGAGGAGAACAACCTACTGAgacagcacacacgcacacaggaacAGAGGCTACGCAG gaTGTCCACCAAGCTGATGCGTCTAAGGGAGGGGCGTCCGGGTGAGGCCGGTACCAGGGTCAGGGAGGGGGACATGGAGGAGATGATCCAGGAGCTGGAGGCGCGTGTGGCCACCCTGGAGAGCCAGAAGGGGGCACTGCAGAGCAAACTCAGCATGGCCAGGCAGCACATCATGGACCTGGGGCCTGGACGGAGTTACCACAGACTCAGAG GGCGGGGAATGGATGGGCAGGGAGGAGTCAGACGAGCAGCACAGACAGCTCCGGCCCACTACGGCCTCAGCCTGGAGGACACCAGAGGAGAGATTGAGAAATt GTCCAGTGTGATCGAGACCCAGAAGATGAGGGTGACAGAGCTGGAGCAGGCTGCCCAGTCCCTGAGAGACACActtggggagaaggagagagagatagaggacagtATGAAAGAGATGAGGAGACAACAGGCCGGCGGACACAG GATCACTATAAAGGACAATGTGGACGTGATCCGCCTGCAGAAGAATCTGTCAGACAAGAGCGCTGCCCTGCGTGTCAGCCAGGAGAAGTTCAACGTGCTGCAAGAG GCTTATGAAGCTCAATTGGAAGAG GGTCAGAGGTCACTGAAGGAGAGCCAGGGGGCATTGCTGGAGAAGGTAGAGGAGCTGAGTGAACAGCTgaaacaagagagacagagagcgctgACACTGGAGGGACAGCTCACCGCTGCCACTCTTTCTATGCAAGCCCTCGAGGAG TTCCAAGAGAGAGTGTCAGACCTGGAAGGAGAgaagaatctactgaaggacagCTATGATACACTCCTGGAGAG caCTTTATCTGCCCACAGCCatgtggaggagaaggtggatagagagagagagctggaaaaagatagggagagagagaaagaggagatctGGAGGATGGACATAAAACGGCTTGAGGAGATTCTGCGAGTGGAGAGGGAGGAACGAGGGAGGCtggaagaggagaaagaaaggtTGCAACGGGACAAAGAGAGGAtagaggaacaacaggagagggagagag AGTCCATTGAGTCGATTAGAGGAAAACATGATCGAATGGAACAGGaagttctacagtacagacaggaagtgacatcactgcaggagagactggactcAGTCACAAAG GAGTTTGACATGAGTGTTGAGGACCTCAGTGAAACCCTGATACAAATTAAG ACATTTAGGCTACAGCAGGAGGGCCGTGAGGGTCTGCGGTTCCTAGGGATTGATGGGAAGGTGGAGGACTCATACAGAGAGCTAAGGGACCTACAGGCATCCCAAGCAGAGACTGTGTTAGAATTACAGAAGACCAGAGACTTACTGTTACTGCAGCACCGCATCAATAATGATTTGCAG GCTGAGTTGAACACAATgatagagagagcagaaagagagagggaggagaccaaGAGGAGGGTAGCGGAGAAAGATAAACTACTTGGAAGAAGAGCCTTGCAAATCAACACTTTACAAG CCCAGCTGAAGGAGTTAGCCTACAGCCCTAGGAACTACAAACGGAACATACCACTACAGTACACCTGGCCGGGGGGGGACCAGGAAGTGGTACAGCCCATTGAAGACGACACCACTTTCTCTCAACTACGAGCGGGGGAGTCCCTTTTGGAGATCCACCTCAAGGGGGCAGCTTTCACCCCTGGGGGGCTACGGACCATGGGGGACGCCCggaaagggggggtcaaaaggtGA
- the LOC106608963 gene encoding protein fantom-like isoform X3, with protein sequence MEETTDRQRVFQVPREQLEDQCFRLQEENNLLRQHTRTQEQRLRRMSTKLMRLREGRPGEAGTRVREGDMEEMIQELEARVATLESQKGALQSKLSMARQHIMDLGPGRSYHRLRGRGMDGQGGVRRAAQTAPAHYGLSLEDTRGEIEKFRSSVIETQKMRVTELEQAAQSLRDTLGEKEREIEDSMKEMRRQQAGGHRITIKDNVDVIRLQKNLSDKSAALRVSQEKFNVLQEAYEAQLEEGQRSLKESQGALLEKVEELSEQLKQERQRALTLEGQLTAATLSMQALEEFQERVSDLEGEKNLLKDSYDTLLESTLSAHSHVEEKVDRERELEKDREREKEEIWRMDIKRLEEILRVEREERGRLEEEKERLQRDKERIEEQQERERESIESIRGKHDRMEQEVLQYRQEVTSLQERLDSVTKEFDMSVEDLSETLIQIKTFRLQQEGREGLRFLGIDGKVEDSYRELRDLQASQAETVLELQKTRDLLLLQHRINNDLQAELNTMIERAEREREETKRRVAEKDKLLGRRALQINTLQAQLKELAYSPRNYKRNIPLQYTWPGGDQEVVQPIEDDTTFSQLRAGESLLEIHLKGAAFTPGGLRTMGDARKGGVKR encoded by the exons ATGGAAGAAACCACAG ACCGTCAGAGGGTGTTCCAGGTGCCCAGGGAGCAGCTGGAGGACCAGTGTTTCCGTCTGCAAGAGGAGAACAACCTACTGAgacagcacacacgcacacaggaacAGAGGCTACGCAG gaTGTCCACCAAGCTGATGCGTCTAAGGGAGGGGCGTCCGGGTGAGGCCGGTACCAGGGTCAGGGAGGGGGACATGGAGGAGATGATCCAGGAGCTGGAGGCGCGTGTGGCCACCCTGGAGAGCCAGAAGGGGGCACTGCAGAGCAAACTCAGCATGGCCAGGCAGCACATCATGGACCTGGGGCCTGGACGGAGTTACCACAGACTCAGAG GGCGGGGAATGGATGGGCAGGGAGGAGTCAGACGAGCAGCACAGACAGCTCCGGCCCACTACGGCCTCAGCCTGGAGGACACCAGAGGAGAGATTGAGAAATt CAGGTCCAGTGTGATCGAGACCCAGAAGATGAGGGTGACAGAGCTGGAGCAGGCTGCCCAGTCCCTGAGAGACACActtggggagaaggagagagagatagaggacagtATGAAAGAGATGAGGAGACAACAGGCCGGCGGACACAG GATCACTATAAAGGACAATGTGGACGTGATCCGCCTGCAGAAGAATCTGTCAGACAAGAGCGCTGCCCTGCGTGTCAGCCAGGAGAAGTTCAACGTGCTGCAAGAG GCTTATGAAGCTCAATTGGAAGAG GGTCAGAGGTCACTGAAGGAGAGCCAGGGGGCATTGCTGGAGAAGGTAGAGGAGCTGAGTGAACAGCTgaaacaagagagacagagagcgctgACACTGGAGGGACAGCTCACCGCTGCCACTCTTTCTATGCAAGCCCTCGAGGAG TTCCAAGAGAGAGTGTCAGACCTGGAAGGAGAgaagaatctactgaaggacagCTATGATACACTCCTGGAGAG caCTTTATCTGCCCACAGCCatgtggaggagaaggtggatagagagagagagctggaaaaagatagggagagagagaaagaggagatctGGAGGATGGACATAAAACGGCTTGAGGAGATTCTGCGAGTGGAGAGGGAGGAACGAGGGAGGCtggaagaggagaaagaaaggtTGCAACGGGACAAAGAGAGGAtagaggaacaacaggagagggagagag AGTCCATTGAGTCGATTAGAGGAAAACATGATCGAATGGAACAGGaagttctacagtacagacaggaagtgacatcactgcaggagagactggactcAGTCACAAAG GAGTTTGACATGAGTGTTGAGGACCTCAGTGAAACCCTGATACAAATTAAG ACATTTAGGCTACAGCAGGAGGGCCGTGAGGGTCTGCGGTTCCTAGGGATTGATGGGAAGGTGGAGGACTCATACAGAGAGCTAAGGGACCTACAGGCATCCCAAGCAGAGACTGTGTTAGAATTACAGAAGACCAGAGACTTACTGTTACTGCAGCACCGCATCAATAATGATTTGCAG GCTGAGTTGAACACAATgatagagagagcagaaagagagagggaggagaccaaGAGGAGGGTAGCGGAGAAAGATAAACTACTTGGAAGAAGAGCCTTGCAAATCAACACTTTACAAG CCCAGCTGAAGGAGTTAGCCTACAGCCCTAGGAACTACAAACGGAACATACCACTACAGTACACCTGGCCGGGGGGGGACCAGGAAGTGGTACAGCCCATTGAAGACGACACCACTTTCTCTCAACTACGAGCGGGGGAGTCCCTTTTGGAGATCCACCTCAAGGGGGCAGCTTTCACCCCTGGGGGGCTACGGACCATGGGGGACGCCCggaaagggggggtcaaaaggtGA